In the Salmo trutta chromosome 13, fSalTru1.1, whole genome shotgun sequence genome, TCTTATTCATTCAATGGATTGTGGTCAGTAACCCCATATGAGGTTATTGTGTAGGTAGGCCTACTGTTACTATAATACTTCAAATAATCTATCAGCAAGTAGCCTAGCCTACAATTACGATAATAAATTCAGTAGCAGGTTAATGAAACCTGTAGTGATTTCAGCTATATTGTTATTGAAACGACGTATACCATGTGTCCTTTTTAAACAACAAAAACACACGTCAAATGACTTGGACAGCCAATGGGAATAGTGTACAAATGTATATTCGCATCAGTAGGCtaagtgactgaaatgcatcagaaaagtATTGGAAAGTTCAGGAAAACATCAGGGAACCTCATCAAGTCGACTATAGTCATGTGTAGAGAAGAGCTGCCTTGCTTTATATAGCTAGACTAATGATCAATTTAGCTAACATTTCCCAGCCTAATTATAACCAAAtatccaaacggagattcagtgaaaacaaaAATCGGACATAGATTGATTTATCAATAAGAGTTTCCATGCTTGTCTCAAGGCAGTCCCAATCAAAACGGTGCTGGAATGATCACCACACATGGCTTTACAGTTATTATAACCAGTGGTGTTGTGCTATTTTTATAGGTAGTCTATTAAGCCATcatttctgaatgaaagttggTACCGACATGAAGCATATTGTATAAAATAATTGTAGTATATACATACAATGCATCATCCAAATTGGATGATTGTCTATGTCTACACATACTGCAAGAGGCTAAAGGAACATTGTCTCCTTTTAAAAATCCTAAAACACCAAATGAGGCCTACCTTATTAGAAATTAGGTCATTATCACTGTCAATggtgaatgataattcttcatGTTTTACCGGTGAAACGTCTGTGCCGCGTGCATGCCAACCATTTAATCCCAATCAGGTTCATGGGAATAGGGATTTTGATCTTGTTGAATGACGTAAGGGTGGCTAACAGGCCTAACTAATCGGATTTTAGAGCAGATTGATTTATTAAACAACCACAGCATgagaataaatatatatatatatatatattcagcacAATCATCCTACATTGTCACAATAAATGATTATCATGCTATTATATTCTGTTTGTTATGTACAATACTAATGAATCATTGAGTGACCTTACGAGACACAGCACCATTCTGAGAAGTGTTTATAATGGTTGGATGGCTTTGGAAGTTTCACATAACAACAGTTCCATGACCTAAGTGGTGCATTCAGTTGACTACAATTCATTTTTACACCATTGCAGCATTAGCGCAAAAAATATTTGTGGCGTAAGCCCCGAAAGCCAGGTCCTGGTGACGTTCATGGAGTTGCATAAGTTTCTATCTTGGGGTTTCTGAGACTGTTCCGTTCATATTTTCTTCCTCGCCCTTTACTGTTACTTTCGAGACGCCCACTCACTACTGTAACCACAGAAGCCGCGCTCAGTGACCTGATTGGGTGCTGCACAGCGCGTCTTTTCCGTTGTGAGTAGAGTCTATGGAGGCTTTATAAACAGAAGACCCCACCTATCTTCAAACTTCACTTCTTCAACGGTTTCTGTATTCTATTAGTCACCGACACACTATTCCCGCTTTTCAGAATGTCTACAGAGAACTTTTCAGGTGAGTCTTGAGCGTTGGcttgatttttacatttttatcatTATGCTATTGATTATTGCAGCGTTTTTTCTTGTATTTTATTCCTGCTGTTGTAGATTTTTAATGTGGATTGattttgtttggtatacattaTTTAGTTTTTAATGGCAAATTTTGAAAAACTTTTAATCACTTTAGTCCTATTATTAATAGGCTaattaaaataaatgtgtaaaataATTATATTCCAGCATGAATTGAATTATTCCCACTCTAACTAAAACCATTTTCTAAATCCCCTATCAGACTTGGAGCTGGAGCTAACTGATCTGCTCCAGCAGTTCGCTGACGTGGTTGAGGAGATGAGAGAGCCTTCCCAAAGCGTCCCGTACGAATACGAGCTGCTCTTGTCTGAAGCCAAACGGCGCACCGGGCTAGGGGACGACGGCTCAGTGGTCAGCGACAGCGGCGTGGAAGACAATAGTGACTGCAGTGAGTAGCCTTTAGGTCTAAACATTTATGGTCGTGTGACCCATACATACGTGGAGGAGTGCGCGTGGGGTTTGTGCGTAAACGATGACTCAGATGGAGAATACGCCTGTGGGTAGCCGCCGTTTGAGCCCCTTTCATCAACCCACACTTGACATTTTTTACTGGCGACAGCATCGGTTCATGAACATGCATCAACCTTACATGAAATTAGAGTCACACAAAATAACACTGTTTCAACTAATGCACGTTTTCTCCATTACATCGAATGGATTTGTATGACTGTCTGTGGATGAAGGGttgcattattttatttaacacatCATTCAATCTGAAAGTTATATTCAACATTAGCTACCAGAATGGTctgctgtagctcagttggtagagcatggagcttgcaatgccagggttgtgggtttgagtcctggggtcacccatatgtaaaatgtatgctgCTATGCTTTGGATCAAGTGTCTACCAAATGgcatatatttaagcaataaggcctgagcgggtgtggtatatggccaatataccagacTCAGGGCTCTTCTTATGCACAACTGCTTGGATCCAGctctggtatattggccatataccacagctccccgaggtgccttattgttattataaactggttaccaatgtaattagagcagtaaaaatacatgttttctcATACCTGTTGTatacagctttcagccaatcagcattcagggcttgaaccacccagtctATAATATATATTAGTTGTGCCACGTGTAGATATGTTATTTTGGTCtaacctctctttctttctctctctctctctctctctctctctctctctctctctctctctctctctctctctttctctctctctctctctctctctcttctctctctctctctctctctctctctctctctctgtctctctctctctctctctctctctctctatctctctctctattgctctctctctctatatatatatctctctctctctctctctctctattgctctctcgccctctatctctttctctctctctccctctctctctctctccctccaggcagTGAGGCGTTTCTGGGTAACAGTTTGAACACCAGTGAAGAAGAGATCCACACTGCAGGCATAACAGTGACGCCCAAAGGTAAGGAGACCAACACCATTACATCTCAACCCATCACCATGTAAACTAGCTCGGAGCAATCTGTCCAGATGGATTTGTAGTAGGAGATCACTATCAGTCCATACACAGATCACTACCACTTTCCCACAGATAATTAGAGCATTACAATAGATCACTATTGATTTGAGTTTACACAACAAAGCTGGGCCGCTGTGTTTCTACAGCCTGTCTCCTGCAGGGCTATTGAGCCTCATCGTTGGGTGGTGGAGCGGGGGTTTAGGGTAGAAGCAGCTGTGTGTGGCTGGGTGAAAGGGGGCCACATTGTCAAATGTAGATGAGGGAATAATGTTAATTGAAAGACCACAGAGTGCTGGTTGAGGGggcaccagtctgtctgtctccattaTACTGGCACACATGGCACTACTTAAGACATACATTAGACATACATAACACTACTGAAGACATACATTAGACATACATAACACTACTTAAGACATACATTAGACATACATAACACTGCTTAAGACACATTATACATGCATAACACTACTAAAGACATACATTAGACAAACATAACA is a window encoding:
- the LOC115205679 gene encoding regulator of cell cycle RGCC, producing MSTENFSDLELELTDLLQQFADVVEEMREPSQSVPYEYELLLSEAKRRTGLGDDGSVVSDSGVEDNSDCSSEAFLGNSLNTSEEEIHTAGITVTPKARMGDTGDLQRFIDSLDRELAEM